gtaattagtaaaaaatatttttaaaatattttgacagtgCAATGAGACATGTTGCGACAAGTACCTATATTCCTGCCATCGACAAAGTACTCCCACTCTCATTAGTTTGAGATAGTCAGGGACTTGTCTGCACtgaaaagatttaatttattgcatcaaaaatcaataataagttatttgtaaccaaaattttaaattacataggtATTGTATAATTCATTATCTACCGTTATAGCTccttcttttaatattatcttagtAAAATCAACTACacagttaaaaaatatgaaattttaaatattgttttatttgcttTGAAATTGGATAACCAAATTTTCGATTATACGGTTATAATACCCCTGGTTTTATTTGATCCGGATAACCGGGTTCTACTGTGTATTGAAAGTTTTAGTTGATTTACTTCATATGAAAAGAATTTATATAACCATAATCCTAAAAAgaacctttatttataattaaaccaaTATGTCACtacattttaaagtaatagtATTTacaatttgagtttataatatatcaacagCGAATTCCGGTTCCGATTGCCATAAATGTACCAAAAGTTCCACCGCCCTGAAGCATTACTTTGCCCACGGAATGAACTAGTTCACGGCCTCTAGCGCCATATCTgtaattcaaaaatactttataagtatgttattaacgttttaaataacattttactcTATTCAATACTAATTTGTGTATTAACCTTAAAGCGGTAAATCCTCCGAATAAACCGCCACTTGCCATGCCTACGCAAAATCCTATCATAAAACCCATTttcattttatcaaaacaaGTAGGTCCTTGATTTTGATAGAGGCCTCCGGGGACTGGCATgataaatgcttttaaaaatacaaaatatcttaAAGGAATTCACAGGATTAGATTTGATCTTACACTAATTCttatgtcaatgtcaaaaacGTCAAGTTACAACTTCGAATTTTTGCAAAGATACGTTCCTAttacttttagttttatttttcctcggtaaaataataattgcactAAATCCTTTCCACTATTTGGATATTATTACAGACATAAACAATAAACTCTAAATACAAGAAATAgtacttaatatttgttttcataaaaaaaatgcctCGTCTTTTCTGTATTTTTGATTGCTGCAAATATGCGTACATTAAAAtagttaactttaaaaaaaatattttagtcttagttacattataaatgtgaagaaaatgaaatcataggaataataaatagatttttaataacaagACTTTTGAACTTTTTCCATATATCTTAGAATTTTGGATTTGAGCATCTGCAATCCATACACAAATGAAttcttaaactttaaatatttagtaaccTATATCCTTGTTGCAGGTGCAGTTATGTTTCagtattacttaaaaatagttCCAACTGTGTATGTTAAATTAGATAACACTGTATTACACACAAACCAGTTTTCTGTAACAAGACATCAAAAATCTGTTTCCAATGTTAACACAGAATCGGGAATGCCAGGGGCATTCTTTAGTTATGAACTGTCCCCTCTAATGGTGAAATATACTGAAAAAGGAAGGTatgaaagtaacaaaaataaacaataaacacaaagttttattaataaattaactttaataatattttattttcaggtcAATTGGTCACTTTGCTACAAACATTTGTGCAATCGTTGGAGGTGTTTTCACTGTTGCTGGTATATTTGACACACTATTGTATCACTCTCTTAATGCATTTCATAACAAAATTGTGTTAGGCAAAGCAGGCTAAATGATAGATATGAAACtacaaagtttttaaaaacaaattgaaatcaTCAACATTACATTTAGcataatttttacaaaattcagAATCTGTGTTTTCAATCAGAGCCTTGAGtggaatataattttctttatttgcatCGTACTGAGCTCTACCAAGAGTCTCTAAAAACATATGACGCTGTTTCACCTTAAAATTTCTACAAAGAAGAACATTCGGATAATGCAATATTGAGCTATGGGGTATCTTTATGACATTATGGAGGTAATTGAATCTTTCCAACAAGGATTTCTGAtctgaaacaaatattttggacttattaaaatttttaataaagtttcgGTTTATACAtatctttttttcatttctctatcttttttataagtattttgaaAGATTACATGGCTTACTTGTCATCCATATTTTGGGTTTATTTAGTAGTAAAGTTTTCACCTCTTCGTCATTAAAACCCATTTCTTCTTTGACAACAAAGGAGTTTGTATTGATGTGATG
The nucleotide sequence above comes from Vanessa cardui chromosome 7, ilVanCard2.1, whole genome shotgun sequence. Encoded proteins:
- the LOC124530946 gene encoding reactive oxygen species modulator 1; the encoded protein is MPVPGGLYQNQGPTCFDKMKMGFMIGFCVGMASGGLFGGFTALRYGARGRELVHSVGKVMLQGGGTFGTFMAIGTGIRC